In Drosophila nasuta strain 15112-1781.00 chromosome 2R, ASM2355853v1, whole genome shotgun sequence, a single genomic region encodes these proteins:
- the LOC132787616 gene encoding uncharacterized protein LOC132787616, producing MSKPGCCCKSANETSPNCVYCRNKNQVTYDDNNYYQNDYNNQNQYAYDPYGQYGYGQGSEYSYDKDGAYSTGSQYSDGEQDTSNWDLVKPVLVFGVGCFLTSQMVNVANELG from the coding sequence ATGAGTAAGcctggttgttgttgcaagaGTGCCAATGAAACGAGCCCAAATTGCGTCTATTGTCGTAACAAAAATCAAGTAACTTATGATGATAATAACTACTACCAAAACGATTATAacaatcaaaatcaatatgCCTACGATCCCTATGGACAATATGGCTATGGCCAAGGTAGCGAATATTCATACGATAAGGATGGTGCTTACTCTACGGGCAGTCAGTATAGCGATGGCGAACAGGACACTTCCAATTGGGATCTAGTAAAGCCAGTGTTGGTCTTTGGTGTCGGTTGTTTTCTGACCTCCCAAATGGTTAATGTGGCTAACGAGCTGGGCTAA
- the LOC132787615 gene encoding uncharacterized protein LOC132787615: protein MSMSNLSVDGEFRYIIQWFNEWSELQRDDFVYVLVEYLTREGEAGTGNGNGSYVNGVVNSLATSGVQDKPMSLFQCRIKLFREWNPKWPSDFKCKLQEKINEIDPKVGEKIINELKTPHSMHNGDVAVHLNVNGTSGNSVDCELEQSPTTVSDTLPVTIDSDPTSTSAVVVVNAAIDQTLETDNDNHLAAVLRQETPVDDDDDDVNNDDQVHADTNGTYASSSSASVTTIAVNASPTLQQQQSPLIVEPVEQVENNVSASVIVTVASAAAPPTATAAEIVPVA, encoded by the exons atgtcTATGAGTAATTTATCAGTAGACGGGGAGTTCCGCTATATCATACAATGGTTTAACGAATGGAGCGAGCTGCAACGCGACGATTTCGTTTATGTATTGGTGGAATATCTCACAAGAGAAGGTGAAGCTGGCactggaaatggaaatggcagCTATGTGAATGGCGTCGTCAATTCGTTGGCCACGTCTGGAGTGCAGGACAAGCCAATGAGCCTATTTCAATGCCGC ATTAAACTGTTTCGTGAATGGAATCCAAAGTGGCCAAGTGACTTCAAATGCAAGCTGCAAGAGAAAATCAACGAGATCGACCCCAAAGTCGGAGAAAAAATCATCAATGAGCTGAAGACGCCGCATTCAATGCACAATGGTGATGTAGCTGtgcatttaaatgtaaatggaACTAGCGGCAACTCAGTAGATTGTGAACTAGAGCAATCGCCAACAACAGTCTCAGATACATTGCCGGTCACAATAGATTCAGATCCAACTTCAACATCAGCAGTTGTGGTAGTAAACGCTGCTATTGACCAGACTTTGGAGACAGATAATGATAATCATTTGGCAGCCGTGTTGCGTCAAGAAACACCagtcgatgatgatgatgatgatgttaaTAATGATGATCAAGTTCATGCTGACACAAATGGCACTTATGCATCTTCGTCGTCTGCTTCAGTGACAACGATTGCGGTGAATGCGTCCCCAActctacagcagcaacagtcgccGTTGATCGTCGAACCTGTAGAACAGGTCGAGAATAACGTTTCAGCCAGTGTCATTGTTACtgttgcctctgctgctgcgccgccgacagcaactgcagctgagATAGTCCCGGTGGCATAG